The Tissierellales bacterium genome has a segment encoding these proteins:
- a CDS encoding enoyl-CoA hydratase/isomerase family protein, with protein MYGELLYKSDLVELKKYKDICILYLKNGKQNKIKVPEFIELETLNEIINNYNFIAMIITGTGRYFTSGADIEEFNKYKGRLEDFMEALNKGKDLLKYIEKLPLITVAAINGVCFGAGFEIALSCQFRIASKKALISLPESNIGLMPGMGGNIRLTNLIGKSKAIEFIIKGEVISADEGLKLGIIDHVVSSGKELPYGIDFIKTLTKDKSMDQIRSIIDTI; from the coding sequence ATGTATGGTGAACTGTTATACAAAAGTGATTTAGTTGAACTGAAAAAGTATAAGGATATTTGTATTTTATATTTAAAGAACGGGAAGCAAAACAAAATAAAGGTACCTGAATTTATTGAACTTGAAACACTTAACGAAATAATTAATAATTATAATTTTATAGCAATGATAATAACAGGAACTGGTAGGTATTTTACATCAGGAGCCGATATTGAGGAATTTAATAAATACAAAGGTAGATTAGAAGATTTCATGGAAGCATTGAATAAGGGAAAAGATTTACTTAAATATATTGAGAAATTGCCCTTAATAACGGTAGCAGCCATAAATGGAGTATGTTTTGGTGCAGGATTTGAAATAGCCTTAAGTTGTCAATTTAGAATAGCTTCAAAAAAAGCCCTCATTTCTTTACCTGAATCGAATATAGGTTTAATGCCAGGTATGGGAGGGAATATAAGATTGACAAACTTAATTGGAAAATCGAAAGCAATTGAATTCATAATAAAAGGTGAAGTGATAAGTGCTGACGAAGGACTAAAATTGGGAATTATTGATCATGTAGTTTCTTCAGGAAAGGAACTTCCCTATGGTATAGACTTTATTAAAACATTAACAAAAGATAAATCTATGGATCAGATTAGAAGTATTATAGATACCATAAA
- a CDS encoding phosphopantetheine-binding protein: MIMEVKRELTEEIKAKLREKVYNFIAEECEIEVSEINDELTIMEDLDGDSLMFVELVEMLKSEYDFNIQLQVVGKYLLKNPAETVGEVIETMYLIYQYDDKIVDLEN; this comes from the coding sequence ATGATAATGGAAGTAAAGAGGGAATTAACAGAAGAGATTAAGGCTAAATTAAGGGAGAAAGTTTATAATTTTATAGCGGAAGAATGTGAAATAGAAGTAAGTGAAATTAATGATGAGCTAACAATTATGGAAGATTTAGACGGTGATTCATTAATGTTTGTTGAATTAGTGGAAATGTTAAAAAGTGAATATGATTTTAATATTCAATTGCAGGTTGTAGGAAAATATCTTTTAAAAAATCCTGCAGAGACGGTAGGTGAAGTTATTGAAACTATGTACTTAATTTATCAATATGATGATAAAATTGTAGATTTAGAGAATTAA